In the Malus domestica chromosome 16, GDT2T_hap1 genome, one interval contains:
- the LOC103433116 gene encoding cation/H(+) antiporter 19-like has protein sequence MAPPPPLVAPMKATSNGSFQGENPLDFAIPLLILQIVLVVVFTRTLAFLLKPLRQPRVIAEVIGGILLGPSAFGRSQKFLHTVFPAKAMTVLDTVANIGLLFFLFLVGLELDIRAIRRTGKKSLGIAVAGITLPFVLGVFTSFALRATVSKGVSQGPFLVFIGVALSITAFPVLARILAELKLLTTDVGRIAMSAAAVNDVAAWILLALAIALTGTNTSPLVSVWVLLSGAGFVGFCVIALRPLLAMMARRSPDGEPVKELYICITLSLVLSASFVTDVIGIHALFGAFVVGIIVPKEGPFAGVLIEKLEDLVSGLFLPLYFVSSGLKTNVATISGGQSWALLLLVIFTASFGKIVGTVTVSMACKVPFREALALGFLMNTKGLVELIVLNIGKDRKVLNDQTFAIFVLMALFTTFITTPLVMAVYKPARRGAPYKHRSVFRKNPDTELRMLACFHSTRNIPTVINLIESSRGTRKRGRLTVYAMHLMELSERSSAISMVHKARNNGLPFWNKKNDENNKDQMVIAFEAYEQLSSVKVRPMTAISSLDNIHEDICASAHQKNAAVILLRFHKHQRLDGNMESLGNAFRSVNERVLKHAPCSVGILVDRGLGGTAQVSASEVSYNIMVAFFGGRDDREALAYGMRLAEHPGIVMTLIRFVAPQGKTLSFGAKLVGITSDKNKEILKEEDCGGDQKEDDESLLAEYMNVMKNSGNKEGGGEPSMLYEEKVVDSKAEICVVLKSMAKNVNLFIVGRMPPTAPLVDSSSDCAELGPVGSFLASSDFSSTASVVVFQQYNPTSSQPLVVEEADYEVPDTPMA, from the exons ATGGCTCCGCCACCACCGCTGGTTGCCCCCATGAAGGCAACATCCAATGGATCGTTTCAAGGCGAAAATCCCCTAGATTTTGCTATTCCCTTACTCATCCTCCAGATTGTCTTGGTCGTTGTTTTCACCAGAACACTTGCATTCCTTCTTAAACCTCTGCGGCAACCTCGAGTTATAGCCGAAGTCATT GGAGGGATATTGCTTGGGCCGTCGGCATTTGGGAGAAGCCAGAAGTTTCTACACACAGTTTTCCCGGCAAAAGCCATGACTGTACTGGACACAGTGGCAAACATCGGActcctcttcttcttgttccTTGTCGGCCTCGAACTCGACATCCGCGCCATTCGCCGCACCGGCAAGAAATCCCTAGGCATCGCCGTCGCAGGAATCACCCTCCCTTTCGTTCTCGGCGTCTTCACCTCCTTCGCACTCCGCGCCACCGTCTCCAAAGGAGTCAGCCAAGGCCCCTTCCTCGTCTTCATCGGCGTCGCCCTCTCCATCACCGCCTTTCCCGTCCTCGCCCGCATCCTCGCCGAGCTCAAGCTCCTCACCACTGACGTCGGCCGCATCGCCATGTCGGCCGCCGCAGTGAACGACGTCGCCGCCTGGATCCTCCTCGCCCTGGCCATCGCCCTTACCGGAACCAATACCTCCCCGCTCGTCTCCGTGTGGGTCCTACTATCCGGGGCCGGCTTCGTTGGCTTCTGCGTCATTGCCCTAAGACCCCTCCTAGCCATGATGGCGAGGCGGTCCCCCGATGGGGAGCCGGTGAAGGAGCTCTACATATGCATCACGTTGTCCCTCGTCCTGTCGGCGAGTTTCGTGACGGACGTAATTGGGATACACGCGCTGTTCGGCGCGTTCGTGGTTGGGATAATAGTCCCGAAGGAGGGGCCGTTCGCCGGGGTGCTGATAGAGAAGCTAGAGGATCTGGTGTCGGGGCTTTTCCTGCCGCTATATTTCGTGTCGAGTGGGTTGAAGACCAACGTGGCCACCATCAGCGGCGGGCAGTCGTGGGCGCTGCTGCTGCTGGTTATATTCACGGCGTCTTTCGGGAAGATTGTGGGGACAGTGACGGTGTCGATGGCGTGTAAGGTGCCGTTCAGGGAGGCGTTGGCACTTGGGTTTCTGATGAACACCAAGGGACTGGTGGAGCTCATTGTCCTCAATATTGGAAAGGATAGAAAG GTGCTGAACGACCAAACCTTCGCCATCTTCGTCCTAATGGCGTTATTCACCACCTTCATCACCACCCCACTAGTAATGGCAGTCTACAAGCCAGCACGCCGAGGCGCCCCCTACAAGCACCGCAGCGTCTTCCGCAAGAACCCCGACACGGAGCTCCGAATGCTGGCTTGCTTCCACAGCACCCGCAACATCCCCACCGTGATCAACCTCATCGAGTCCTCCCGCGGAACCCGCAAGCGCGGCCGCCTCACCGTCTACGCCATGCATCTCATGGAGCTATCAGAGCGCTCCTCCGCCATCTCCATGGTCCACAAGGCCCGCAACAACGGCCTCCCTTTCTGGAACAAAAAAAACGACGAAAACAACAAGGACCAAATGGTCATTGCATTCGAGGCCTACGAACAGCTCAGCTCCGTCAAGGTCCGCCCCATGACCGCCATCTCCTCCCTCGACAACATCCATGAGGACATCTGCGCCAGCGCCCACCAAAAGAATGCCGCCGTGATTTTACTCCGGTTTCACAAACACCAGAGGCTCGACGGCAACATGGAGTCTCTAGGAAACGCGTTTAGATCGGTCAACGAGCGTGTGCTTAAACACGCTCCCTGCTCCGTTGGGATTTTGGTGGACAGGGGTCTTGGCGGAACAGCCCAGGTTTCGGCCAGCGAGGTGTCGTATAATATTATGGTGGCGTTTTTCGGAGGGCGGGACGACAGGGAGGCGTTGGCGTACGGAATGAGGCTGGCAGAGCATCCCGGTATTGTGATGACATTGATTCGGTTTGTGGCCCCACAAGGAAAGACGTTGAGTTTTGGCGCGAAATTGGTCGGGATAACTTCTGACAAGAACAAGGAGATTTTGAAAGAGGAAGACTGCGGCGGCGACCAGAAGGAGGACGACGAGTCGCTTTTGGCGGAGTACAtgaatgtgatgaagaataGTGGGAATAAGGAGGGCGGCGGGGAGCCGTCGATGCTGTACGAGGAGAAGGTGGTGGACAGCAAGGCGGAGATTTGTGTCGTGTTGAAATCGATGGCTAAAAATGTCAATTTGTTTATTGTGGGGAGAATGCCTCCGACGGCGCCGTTGGTGGACAGTTCGAGTGACTGCGCGGAGTTGGGGCCGGTGGGAAGCTTCTTGGCGTCCTCAGACTTTTCGTCCACAGCGTCGGTTGTGGTGTTTCAACAGTATAATCCCACGTCGTCGCAGCCGCTTGTGGTGGAGGAAGCTGACTATGAGGTGCCGGATACACCAATGGCTTGA
- the LOC103433114 gene encoding probable glycosyltransferase At5g03795, with product MPNLKRRLLLAAMLALAVSSASWLSIFPLHLSKQNSHNLGLSAPPPPDSGPYHDWDLFATDFREMLQSFKIYVYPTNSNNSDPPSSPSFASFPAVFLPHPNPFDPKLGNYFSEHMFKLSLLSSSFVTNDPQNAHLFFLPFSVNVLRNDPRVHSESSIAEFVAHYTAAVGRDFKFWNASSGADHFYACCHSVCREAAAQHAGLRNNAIQLTCSSSYFQRLYVTHKDVALPQVWPRPPQQSLNPPQSRDKLVYFSGRIQNSDIRQQLIDLWGNDTRMDIFPGNPSYPYEEGFRRSKFCLHVRGYEVNTARVSDAIHYGCIPVIISNHYELPFANVLDWTKFSVIVNSGEVSLLKKTLLSITRQSYATLYRNLIKVRRHFVWHETPKGYDSFHMTAYQLWLKRSSLRLSA from the exons ATGCCCAACCTCAAACGCCGGCTACTCCTGGCGGCAATGCTGGCGCTGGCCGTCTCCTCCGCTTCCTGGTTGTCCATCTTCCCTCTCCACTTATCCAAACAAAACAGCCATAATTTGGGTCTGTCCGCTCCTCCTCCTCCAGATTCAGGCCCTTACCACGACTGGGACCTCTTCGCGACCGATTTCCGAGAAATGCTCCAAAGCTTCAAGATTTACGTCTACCCCACCAATTCCAACAATTCCGATCCTCCTTCCTCCCCCTCCTTCGCTTCATTCCCCGCCGTCTTCCTCCCCCACCCCAACCCCTTCGACCCCAAGCTCGGAAACTACTTCAGCGAGCACATGTTCaagctctctctcctctccagcTCCTTCGTCACCAACGACCCACAAAATGCCCACCTCTTCTTCCTCCCATTCTCCGTCAATGTCCTCCGCAACGACCCCCGTGTCCACTCCGAGTCCTCCATCGCCGAGTTTGTCGCCCACTACACTGCCGCCGTCGGCCGAGACTTCAAGTTCTGGAACGCCTCCTCTGGCGCCGACCACTTCTACGCCTGCTGTCACTCTGTTTGCAGAGAGGCCGCCGCCCAACATGCCGGGCTGCGCAACAATGCGATCCAGCTCACTTGCTCCTCCAGCTACTTCCAGAGATTGTATGTTACGCATAAAGATGTCGCCTTGCCGCAGGTTTGGCCACGGCCTCCTCAGCAATCCCTCAACCCCCCACAATCCAG GGATAAGCTTGTTTATTTCTCAGGACGAATTCAAAACTCGGACATTCGCCAACAGCTGATCGATTTATGGGGCAACGACACTCGCATGGACATATTTCCCGGCAACCCGTCTTACCCTTACGAAGAAGGGTTTCGGAGGAGCAAGTTTTGCCTCCATGTCAGAGGCTACGAGGTCAACACTGCGAGAGTGAGTGACGCAATACACTACGGCTGCATTCCGGTTATAATATCCAACCACTACGAGCTTCCATTTGCTAATGTCTTGGATTGGACCAAGTTCTCAGTTATTGTCAACAGTGGCGAGGTTTCCTtgttgaagaagacattgttgTCGATAACAAGACAATCGTATGCGACGTTGTACCGTAATTTGATCAAGGTTCGTCGGCATTTTGTTTGGCACGAGACTCCGAAAGGTTACGACTCCTTCCACATGACTGCTTACCAGCTGTGGCTCAAAAGAAGCTCGCTGCGTCTGTCCGCCTAA
- the LOC103433117 gene encoding large ribosomal subunit protein uL18c-like: MSASLSFLASSQQLWLRPQLVGVAATPSPRPQSRSLVVEAKATTKREDRTARHTRIRKTVEGTPERPRLAVFRSHKHLYVQVIDDSKMHTLASASTMQKPISEEFDYTSGPTIEVAKKVGEVIAKSCLEKGISKVAFDRGGYPYHGRVQALADAAREHGLQF; the protein is encoded by the exons ATGTCAGCTTCGCTTTCGTTCCTAGCGTCTTCTCAGCAGCTATGGCTGCGTCCTCAGCTCGTGGGAGTGGCGGCGACTCCGTCTCCAAGGCCTCAGTCTCGGTCTCTTGtcgtggaagccaaagccaccacCAAAAGAGAAGACAGGACCGCCCGCCATACCCGTATCAGAAAGACG GTTGAAGGGACTCCCGAAAGGCCCAGGCTGGCTGTCTTCCGCTCCCACAAGCATCTCTATGTCCAAGTGATTGATGATAGCAAGATGCACACACTTGCTTCGGCTTCAACAATGCAGAAACCCATCTCTGAAGAATTTGACTACACTTCTGGTCCTACCATT GAAGTAGCAAAGAAGGTAGGAGAAGTGATCGCAAAGTCATGTTTGGAGAAAGGGATCTCAAAGGTGGCCTTTGACCGTGGTGGATACCCATATCACGGACGTGTGCAAGCCCTTGCTGATGCAGCCAGGGAACACGGCCTTCAGTTCTAA
- the LOC103433119 gene encoding rhomboid-like protein 14, mitochondrial, protein MVIGNRRPRSNGMLPLLALHAVSEYYRLERKPRVTAGLIAANALVYLRPAFLDNILPSIQEVGFNPHLILKYGDLKRFFLSPFYHAGESHLVYNMLSLLWKGIQLESSMDSAEFASMVAVLLGMSQGMSLLISKSLLMFFDYDQSYYYEYSIGFSGVLFAMKVVLNSQTENSYVYGIPIPSHYAAWAELALAQMLVPGVSFIGHLGGILAGLVYIRLRGSYNGSDPLTAIFRGVFGVLKWPVRFLQRLFPRRQISGRGRVGGGQRGMSVTGFWRCHACTYENSAWLDVCEMCSTNRRGDGYGNGSGISPRSPHYSGDLTLEELRRRRLERFGRW, encoded by the exons ATGGTGATTGGAAATCGAAGGCCGCGATCGAACGGAATGTTGCCGCTGCTGGCACTTCACGCCGTCAGCGAGTATTACAGGCTCGAACGGAAACCGCGCGTCACCGCCGGACTCATCGCCGCCAACGCTCTCGTCTACTTGCGCCCAGCTTTTCTCGACAATATTCTTCCATCAATTCAAGAAGTCGGGTTCAATCCTCACCTCATCCTCAAG TATGGGGACTTGAAGCGGTTCTTCTTGTCGCCGTTCTACCACGCCGGAGAGTCTCACTTGGTTTACAACATGCTCTCCCTGTTATGGAAGGGGATTCAGTTAGAATCTTCAATGGATAGTGCTGAATTTGCATCCATGGTTGCTGTCCTGTTGGGTATGTCCCAAGGAATGTCACTGCTGATTTCCAAGTCTCTACTCATGTTCTTCGACTATGACCAGTCTTACTACTATGAATACTCTATTGGGTTTTCTGGGGTTCTCTTTGCCATGAAGGTTGTGCTCAATTCACAGACTGAGAACAGTTATGTGTATGGAATTCCAATACCGTCTCATTATGCTGCGTGGGCAGAATTAGCTCTTGCCCAAATGCTGGTACCTGGTGTCTCTTTTATTGGCCATTTGGGTGGAATACTTGCCGGTCTTGTCTATATCCGGCTGAGGGGTTCATATAATGGTTCAGACCCACTTACTGCTATCTTCAGAGGTGTTTTTGGTGTGCTGAAATGGCCTGTGAGGTTTTTACAGCGCTTGTTTCCGCGGAGGCAAATATCTGGTAGAGGACGTGTTGGTGGGGGTCAGAGAGGAATGTCTGTAACTGGTTTCTGGAGGTGCCATGCTTGTACGTATGAGAATTCTGCTTGGCTAGATGTATGTGAAATGTGTTCGACAAATAGGAGAGGGGATGGCTATGGCAATGGCAGTGGCATTTCACCTCGATCACCACATTATTCCGGTGACCTTACTTTGGAAGAGTTACGACGGCGGAGGTTGGAAAGATTTGGTAGATGGTAG
- the LOC103433120 gene encoding F-box/kelch-repeat protein At1g16250: MESLHQCIIPGLSDDLALRCLAKVSHGYHGLLETVSKTWRDLLRSSDYANYKAREGWCGDWLFVLTEGSNNEWVAYDPEADRWHPLPKIPTAHGDWKHFGFSSIGVCNRFFVIGGSYAQNDPPVPHQKSLVTNEVMQFDPFKKQWTSVASMLTPRTHFACSVVSGKIYVVGGRNLSCTRGLALAEVYDPVANKWEELPPMLNPQMDCLGLSFKGRFHVLSDQVGLPDQNTSEVFTPSDGTWRTVEDIWPFSRAMQFAAQVIGDNRIYTVVDWGESLIKTRDTEKGEWYTIGSVPSVIFHDHPRLLEAFGYGFAALRHELYVLGGKALRWEQSGAGRFDIVKLGLVRVCNPSAKPLKWRETRPMIGSARGTVIGCASMEEESSFLTR, encoded by the exons AT GGAGTCTCTGCACCAGTGTATTATTCCTGGATTGTCTGATGATTTGGCGTTGAGATGCTTGGCAAAGGTGTCTCATGGGTACCATGGATTGCTTGAAACTGTCTCAAAGACGTGGAGAGATTTATTACGCAGCTCGGACTATGCCAATTATAAAGCTAGAGAAGGATGGTGCGGCGACTGGCTGTTTGTTCTTACAGAAGGATCTAACAATGAGTGGGTTGCTTATGATCCTGAAGCTGATAGGTGGCATCCTTTGCCAAAGATTCCCACCGCTCATGGTGACTGGAAACACTTTGGATTTTCAAGTATTGGTGTCTGCAACCGATTTTTCGTTATTGGAGGGTCCTATGCGCAGAATGACCCACCGGTTCCCCACCAAAAGTCTTTGGTAACAAATGAGGTGATGCAGTTTGATCCGTTTAAGAAACAATGGACCAGTGTGGCAAGCATGCTTACACCGCGTACTCATTTTGCATGTAGTGTTGTTTCTGGTAAAATTTACGTTGTTGGGGGCCGCAACTTATCTTGCACCAGAGGGCTTGCTCTTGCTGAGGTTTATGATCCTGTGGCTAATAA ATGGGAGGAGTTGCCACCAATGCTCAATCCTCAGATGGACTGCTTAGGCTTGTCATTCAAAGGCAGATTTCATGTTCTCAGTGATCAAGTAGGCCTGCCAGACCAAAATACCTCTGAGGTTTTTACTCCATCCGATGGAACATGGCGCACTGTGGAAGACATCTGGCCTTTTTCCAGGGCAATGCAATTTGCAGCTCAGGTGATCGGAGATAATCGAATATATACTGTTGTAGACTGGGGCGAGAGCTTGATTAAAACAAGGGATACTGAAAAGGGAGAGTGGTACACCATAGGCTCAGTTCCGTCAGTGATTTTTCATGATCACCCTCGGCTGCTGGAGGCTTTTGGGTACGGTTTTGCTGCCTTAAGGCACGAACTATATGTTCTGGGAGGGAAGGCTCTCAGGTGGGAACAATCTGGTGCCGGGAGGTTTGACATTGTGAAGTTGGGTTTGGTTAGGGTTTGCAATCCATCGGCTAAGCCATTAAAATGGAGGGAAACTAGACCGATGATTGGGTCAGCTCGTGGCACCGTTATAGGGTGCGCATCCATGGAAGAAGAATCTTCATTTTTAACACGGTGA
- the LOC103433118 gene encoding DEAD-box ATP-dependent RNA helicase 50 — protein sequence MLAKVPAPAAVNHHHHHLLRPKRLEPESWMAGTHSCKCLYLHQTRKWGISCSFSQRPTDNPAAAAEASYDLMDDFIVLGQDNTAPPTPTTRNTTTHRGNDRQPAPTSRRVAQSFGRLKVHRVKSIAEKPSRIKQEIDESDDEVNVQDAPPFVNSPSRLEFDGKKNRADARGLGGRRSSDSHSKEFRDMRRRKGTANNMDHSPVKRTENGFEPISDNQNKQHKPYRSDTNIARQKDSAPRGSSAHSKGWGNGGGSMYDLAELPDLNQRRKFSTDNDFFSRKSFRDVGCSEYMIECLKRQLFQRPSHIQAMAFAPVVEGKTSIIADQSGSGKTLAYLAPVIQRLREEELRGLSKSSSLSPRVVILVPTAELASQVLGVCRSMSKFGVPVRSMVVTGGHRQKTQMESLEQGVDILIATPGRFMYLIKEGFVHLSNLRCAVLDEVDILFNDEDFEAALESLINSAPVTTQYLFVTATLPLGIYNKLVESFPDCKVVMAPGMHRISSGLEEVLVDCSGDDGGERSPEKAFSNKKSALLQLVEGSPVPKSIIFCNKIETCRKVENILTRFDRSGTRVRVLPFHSALAQGSRLANMEEFTNSHSKEVSQFLVCTDRASRGIDFSGVDHVILFDFPRDPSEYVRRVGRTARGAGGIGKAFIFVVGKQVSLAGKIMERNRKGHPVHDVPAAYELLY from the exons ATGCTGGCCAAAGTTCCTGCTCCGGCGGCagtcaaccaccaccaccaccacctcctgcGGCCAAAACGCCTTGAACCAGAATCATGGATGGCGGGAACCCACAGCTGCAAGTGTCTCTATCTTCATCAGACGAGAAAATGGGGGATTAGTTGCAGTTTCAGTCAGAGACCCACCGATAACCCTGCAGCTGCAGCAGAAGCTTCTTATGACCTCATGGACGATTTCATCGTCCTTGGACAAGACAACACTGCCCCTCCCACTCCCACCACCAGAAACACTACCACCCATCGag GCAATGACCGTCAACCGGCACCTACTAGTAGGAGAGTTGCTCAAAGTTTCGGGAGATTGAAAGTACATAGAGTGAAATCTATAGCTGAGAAACCTTCTCGGATTAAGCAAGAAATAGATGAAAGTGATGATGAAGTAAATGTGCAAGATGCACCACCATTTGTCAATTCGCCTTCAAGACTTGAATTTGATGGGAAAAAGAACAGAGCAGATGCCCGCGGTCTTGGTGGAAGACGCTCAAGTGATTCCCACTCGAAAGAATTTAGGGACATGAGGCGGAGGAAGGGGACAGCAAACAACATGGACCATTCTCCTGTGAAAAGGACGGAAAATGGTTTTGAGCCAATCTCTGACAATCAAAACAAACAACATAAGCCTTATAGGTCTGACACCAACATAGCCAGACAAAAGGATTCAGCTCCAAGAGGTTCTTCTGCTCACTCAAAAGGATGGGGCAATGGAGGAGGGTCCATGTATGACTTGGCTGAGTTGCCCGACCTAAATCAGCGAAGGAAATTTTCCACTGACAATGACTTTTTCAGTCGAAAATCCTTTAGGGATGTGGGTTGCAGTGAATATATGATTGAATGTCTGAAGAGGCAGCTTTTCCAGCGCCCATCGCATATTCAG GCCATGGCATTTGCTCCTGTTGTTGAGGGGAAAACGTCTATTATAGCAGACCAAAGTGGATCTGGCAAGACATTAGCTTATCTTGCTCCAGTAATTCAGCGTTTAAGGGAAGAAGAACTTCGAGGGCTGAGCAAATCCTCATCACTGAGTCCTCGAGTTGTTATACTGGTACCAACTGCTGAGTTAGCTTCTCAG GTTTTGGGTGTTTGCCGTTCAATGTCAAAATTTGGGGTTCCAGTTAGGTCTATGGTTGTAACTGGTGGTCATCGGCAGAAAACTCAGATGGAAAGTTTAGAACAAGGTGTGGATATCCTAATAGCAACACCTGGTCGGTTTATGTATCTGATTAAAGAGGGCTTCGTGCACCTATCAAATCTAAGATG CGCTGTACTAGATGAGGTAGATATACTCTTTAATGATGAGGATTTTGAAGCAGCACTGGAAAGTTTGATCAATTCTGCACCTGTTACCACACAATATCTTTTTGTGACTGCAACGTTACCCCTTggaatttacaacaaattggtTGAATCCTTTCCTGATTGTAAAGTAGTCATGGCACCTGGAATGCACCGTATAAGCTCTGGCCTTGAAGAG GTGCTTGTAGATTGCAGTGGAGATGATGGAGGTGAAAGATCTCCAGAGAAGGCATTCTCAAATAAGAAATCTGCTCTTCTACAGCTTGTGGAGGGAAGTCCAGTTCCCAAATCGATAATTTTCTGCAACAAG ATTGAAACGTGCAGAAAAGTTGAGAATATATTAACACGTTTTGACAGAAGTGGAACTCGCGTTCGGGTTCTACCATTCCACTCTGCCTTGGCCCAAGGATCAAGACTCGCAAATATGGAGGAGTTCACCAATTCTCATTCAAAGGAAGTCTCACAGTTTTTGGTTTGCACTGATAG AGCATCGCGTGGAATCGACTTTTCTGGCGTGGATCATGTTATCCTCTTTGACTTCCCCCGCGATCCAAGTGAGTATGTACGACGTGTTGGAAGAACTGCCCGAGGTGCTGGAGGAATCGGAAAGGCGTTCATCTTTGTGGTGGGGAAACAAGTCTCCCTTGCGGGAAAGATAATGGAAAGAAACCGGAAAGGTCACCCGGTGCATGATGTACCAGCTGCATATGAGCTTTTGTATTAA
- the LOC103433115 gene encoding uncharacterized protein: MAVNPQLFPNGMPVPFVNEMFVLARDGVEFEVDKIPGYDGGGRLKAKGTIYLSNIRMVFVSNKPVGSFLAFDMPLLYVHGEKFNQPIFHCNNIAGQVEPVVPEGQHGALYSTHSFKILFKEGGCGTFVPLFFNLISAVRQYNQYQHPNAGSQPLVDPLQAAQTPVDEMMRHAYVDPNDPTRIFLQQPTPEAQLRRRTYQSQPVEH, encoded by the exons atggctgTGAATCCTCAACTGTTCCCCAATGGCATGCCCGTTCCTTTCGTGAACGAGATGTTTGTTTTGGCCAGAGACGGCGTCGAGTTCGAGGTCGATAAGATTCCCGG ATATGATGGTGGTGGTCGTCTGAAAGCAAAAGGAACAATCTACTTGTCAAATATACGGATGGTCTTTGTTTCCAACAAGCCTGTTGGGAGCTTTTTGGCTTTTGATATGCCCCTG CTTTACGTCCATGGTGAAAAGTTTAATCAACCAATTTTCCACTGCAACAACATTGCTGGTCAGGTGGAGCCA GTGGTTCCAGAAGGTCAGCATGGGGCTCTTTATTCCACTCACTCATTCAAGATTTTGTTCAAAGAAGGGGGCTGTGGGACGTTCGTTCCACTCTTTTTCAACTTGATCTCCGCAGTGAGACAATATAACCAGTATCAACACCCCAACGCTGGGTCTCAGCCTCTTGTGGATCCTTTGCAAGCAGCACAAACTCCTGTTGATGAGATGATGAGACATGC GTATGTCGATCCTAATGATCCAACGAGGATCTTCTTGCAGCAGCCCACTCCAGAGGCTCAGCTGAGGCGGCGCACATACCAGTCACAGCCCGTCGAACATTAA